A region of Dioscorea cayenensis subsp. rotundata cultivar TDr96_F1 chromosome 5, TDr96_F1_v2_PseudoChromosome.rev07_lg8_w22 25.fasta, whole genome shotgun sequence DNA encodes the following proteins:
- the LOC120262520 gene encoding transmembrane 9 superfamily member 3-like, producing MGVVSMVSAAVVSLLLWFAGVAADASDHRYKINDPVPLYANKVGPFHNPSETYRYFDLPFCSSEEVKDKTEALGEILNGDRLVDAPYKLYFRVEQNSKLACKKHLTKDEVAQFRSAVTKDYYFQMYYDDLPIWGFIGKVDKEGKTDPNDHKYYLYTHIHFDVYYNNDRVIEINVRTDNNAMVDLTEDKEIDVDFFYSVKWKETDTPFERRMDLYQQSSATAHHLEIHWFSIINSCVTVLLLTGFLATILMRVLKNDFVKYAHDEESADDQEETGWKYIHGDVFRFPKHNSVFAACVGSGTQLFALATFIFILALVGVFYPYNRGALFTALVVVYALTSGIAGFTATTLYCQLEGTNWVRNLLLTGCLFCGPLFLTFCFLNTVAIAYNATAALPFGTIVVIVLIWALVTSPLLVLGGIAGKNSKAEFQAPCRTTKYPREIPPLPWYRSTIPQMAMAGFLPFSAIYIELYYIFVSVWGHRIYTIYSILFIVFIILLIVTAFITVALTYFQLAAEDHEWWWRSFLCGGSTGLFVYGYCLYYYYARSDMSGFMQTSFFFGYMACICYGFFLMLGMVGFRAALLFVRHIYRSIKCE from the exons ATGGGGGTCGTCTCAATGGTCAGCGCGGCGGTGGTTTCGTTGCTGTTATGGTTCGCCGGAGTGGCGGCTGATGCGTCAGACCACCGCTACAAGATCAACGACCCTGTTCCGCTCTATGCCAACAAGGTTGGCCCCTTCCATAACCccag TGAAACCTATCGGTACTTTGATCTCCCCTTCTGTTCTTCAG AGGAAGTAAAGGATAAAACAGAAGCTCTTGGTGAAATCTTGAATGGGGACCGACTGGTGGATGCTCCATACAAACTTTACTTCCGTGTTGAACAGAACTCAAAGTTGGCATGCAAAAAACACCTAACTAAGGATGAAGTGGCCCAATTCAGGAGTGCAGTCACAAAAGACTATTACTTCCAGATGTACTACGATGATCTTCCCATATGGGGGTTCATTGGGAAGGTTGACAAGGAGGGCAAGACTGATCCAAATGATCACAAATACTACCTTTACACCCATATTCACTTTGATGTCTACTATAACAATGACCGTGTGATAGAGATCAATGTCCGTACGGATAACAATGCCATGGTGGATCTGACTGAGGATAAAGAGATTGATGTGGATTTTTTCTACTCGGTGAAGTGGAAGGAGACAGACACACCTTTTGAGAGGAGGATGGACTTGTACCAACAGTCTTCAGCAACGGCACACCACTTGGAGATCCATTGGTTCTCTATAATCAACTCATGTGTTACTGTCCTCCTTCTAACTGGATTTCTTGCCACAATTCTCATGCGGGTGCTGAAGAATGATTTTGTGAA GTATGCTCATGATGAGGAGTCTGCTGATGACCAAGAAGAGACTGGATGGAAATATATCCATGGGGATGTCTTTAGGTTTCCGAAGCACAATTCAGTTTTTGCAGCTTGTGTTGGTTCTGGTACTCAGTTATTTGCACT TGCaactttcatttttattctagCCCTTGTTGGTGTTTTCTACCCCTACAACCGTGGAGCTCTTTTCACTGCATTGGTAGTCGTTTATGCACTGACTTCAGGCATTGCTGGTTTTACTGCTACCACATTATATTGTCAGCTTGAAGGAACAAATTGG GTGAGGAATCTGCTTTTGACGGGATGCTTATTTTGTGGGCCCTTGTTCTTGACATTCTGCTTCCTGAACACTGTTGCCATTGCTTATAATGCTACAGCTGCACTTCCGTTTGGCACCATTGTTGTAATTGTTCTGATCTGGGCCCTTGTAACATCTCCTTTGCTTGTCTTGGGTGGAATTGCAGGAAAAAACAGCAAAGCAGAGTTCCAAGCTCCATGCCGCACTACCAAGTATCCTAGAGAGATTCCACCATTGCCTTGGTATCGAAGCACTATCCCACAGATGGCCATGGCTGGTTTTCTGCCGTTCAGTGCAATCTATATTGAGCTCTACTACATATTTGTCAGTGTCTGGGGCCACAGAATTTATACAATCTATAGCATTctctttatagtttttattatacttctcaTCGTCACAGCCTTCATTACTGTGGCATTGACTTACTTCCAACTTGCTGCAGAAGATCATGAATGGTGGTGGCG GTCTTTCCTATGCGGTGGATCAACAGGGTTATTCGTCTATGGATATTGCTTGTACTATTATTATGCTCGGTCAGACATGTCAGGCTTCATGCAAACCTCTTTCTTCTTCGGGTACATGGCTTGCATATGCTATGGTTTTTTCCTTATGCTTGGGATGGTTGGCTTCCGTGCTGCATTGCTGTTTGTCCGGCACATCTACCGTTCTATCAAGTGCGAGTAG
- the LOC120260932 gene encoding 65-kDa microtubule-associated protein 6-like isoform X2: MGEVMEGFGGSMERSCASLLKELEDIWKEMGESEEDKDLMLLELERECLLVYGRKVEEASKLRAQLHHSLAIKEAEVAALMASLGEHNLELQMEKKSSSLKKRLALVTPLLEDLRVRKEERVKQFSVVSLQIRKLRMEIAGYCSESNTSNSSFNIEEHEHDLSLRKLNDCQTQLQVLQKEKSDRLHKVLECVNDIHSLCAVLGLDFRKIVDEVHPSLHEAGLERYTYISDSILDGLTQVVLKLKKEKEVRLRKLRETMESLLKLWNMMDSSEQERKPFEKLTCIVGSLNQNATLTEVLSLETIEQAEAEVQRLTELKTSRMKEIVLKRRLELEEICREAHLEPDMSTSLEKCIALIESDLVDSSELVATIEAQILKAKEEVLSRKEIMDKINKWMASCDEENWLDEYNQDENRYMAGRGAHLNLKRAEKARVIISKLPAMVDNLITRTFVWEDEHNMPFFYDGVRLVSILEEYKLSRLKKEQQKKLLRDQKKLQSLLLAEKESIYGSKPSPRKSKINGSGFMTPMVRRNSFGGRTPELLTPHSYSGPRGRFSTTPFNFVALSKEDTSSSSASLSGSELGFGFHAQLQI, from the exons ATGGGGGAGGTAATGGAAGGGTTTGGAGGGAGTATGGAGAGGAGCTGTGCTTCTCTGCTTAAAGAGCTTGAG GACATATGGAAGGAAATGGGAGAGAGTGAAGAGGACAAAGACCTAATGCTCTTGGAGTTGGAGAGGGAGTGTTTACTAGTTTATGGAAGGAAGGTGGAAGAAGCCAGCAAATTAAGGGCTCAACTTCATCATTCATTGGCAATCAAAGAAGCAGAGGTTGCAGCTCTCATGGCTTCTCTCGGGGAGCACAATCTTGAATTACAG ATGGAGAAAAAGTcatcatcattgaagaagcgacTTGCTTTGGTTACTCCGCTACTAGAAGATCTGAGAGTAAGGAAAGAGGAACGTGTGAAGCAGTTCTCTGTTGTGTCATTACAAATCAGGAAGCTTCGTATGGAGATAGCAGGATACTGCAGTGAAAGTAATACTAGTAACAGTTCCTTCAATATCGAGGAACATGAACATGATCTATCGTTAAGGAAGCTCAATGATTGCCAAACACAACTTCAAGTCCTGCAGAAAGAGAAG TCCGACCGTCTTCACAAAGTTCTTGAGTGTGTTAATGACATCCATTCACTCTGCGCGGTTCTAGGACTTGACTTTCGgaagattgttgatgaagtgcATCCCAGTCTGCATGAGGCAGGTTTAGAGCGATACACATATATCAGTGATTCCATTTTAGATGGTCTAACTCAAGTAGTTTTGAAATtaaagaaggagaaagaagtTCGACTGCGGAAG TTGCGAGAAACCATGGAATCATTGCTGAAGCTGTGGAATATGATGGATTCATCAGAACAAGAAAGGAAGCCTTTTGAGAAACTTACATGCATCGTTGGATCACTGAACCAGAACGCCACACTTACCGAAGTACTCTCTCTAGAAACAATAGAGCAG GCTGAAGCCGAGGTTCAAAGGCTGACAGAACTGAAGACTAGCAGAATGAAGGAAATTGTACTGAAGAGGAGACTTGAGCTGGAAGAGATATGTAGAGAAGCACATCTTGAACCTGATATGAGCACTTCACTTGAGAAGTGTATTGCATTAATAGAGTCTG ATCTCGTTGATTCTTCTGAGCTTGTGGCCACCATTGAGGCACAGATACTGAAAGCAAAGGAAGAAGTTCTAAGTAGGAAAGAAATTATGGACAAGATAAACAAATGGATGGCTTCTTGTGATGAGGAAAATTGGCTTGATGAATACAATCAG GATGAGAATAGGTATATGGCTGGAAGAGGAGCTCATTTGAATCTAAAGCGGGCAGAGAAGGCAAGAGTGATCATCAGTAAGCTGCCAG CTATGGTTGACAATCTTATAACCAGAACATTTGTCTGGGAGGATGAGCATAATATGCCTTTCTTTTATGATGGT GTACGATTGGTGTCGATTTTGGAGGAATATAAACTTAGTAGGTTGAAGAAAGAACAGCAGAAAAAACTACTTCGG GATCAGAAAAAACTACAAAGTTTGCTTCTTGCTGAAAAGGAATCAATATATGGATCTAAACCAAGCCCGAGAAAAAGCAAGATAAATGGGAGTGGATTCATGACCCCCATGGTCCGACGGAACTCCTTTGGTGGCAGAACACCGGAGCTGCTCACTCCCCATTCCTACTCTGGTCCAAGGGGAAGGTTTTCGACGACACCATTTAACTTTGTTGCTTTATCAAAAGAGGATACCTCATCATCGTCTGCATCACTAAGCGGGTCAGAACTCGGGTTTGGTTTTCATGCTCAACTTCAGATTTAG
- the LOC120260932 gene encoding 65-kDa microtubule-associated protein 6-like isoform X1 yields MGEVMEGFGGSMERSCASLLKELEDIWKEMGESEEDKDLMLLELERECLLVYGRKVEEASKLRAQLHHSLAIKEAEVAALMASLGEHNLELQMEKKSSSLKKRLALVTPLLEDLRVRKEERVKQFSVVSLQIRKLRMEIAGYCSESNTSNSSFNIEEHEHDLSLRKLNDCQTQLQVLQKEKSDRLHKVLECVNDIHSLCAVLGLDFRKIVDEVHPSLHEAGLERYTYISDSILDGLTQVVLKLKKEKEVRLRKLRETMESLLKLWNMMDSSEQERKPFEKLTCIVGSLNQNATLTEVLSLETIEQAEAEVQRLTELKTSRMKEIVLKRRLELEEICREAHLEPDMSTSLEKCIALIESDLVDSSELVATIEAQILKAKEEVLSRKEIMDKINKWMASCDEENWLDEYNQVQDENRYMAGRGAHLNLKRAEKARVIISKLPAMVDNLITRTFVWEDEHNMPFFYDGVRLVSILEEYKLSRLKKEQQKKLLRDQKKLQSLLLAEKESIYGSKPSPRKSKINGSGFMTPMVRRNSFGGRTPELLTPHSYSGPRGRFSTTPFNFVALSKEDTSSSSASLSGSELGFGFHAQLQI; encoded by the exons ATGGGGGAGGTAATGGAAGGGTTTGGAGGGAGTATGGAGAGGAGCTGTGCTTCTCTGCTTAAAGAGCTTGAG GACATATGGAAGGAAATGGGAGAGAGTGAAGAGGACAAAGACCTAATGCTCTTGGAGTTGGAGAGGGAGTGTTTACTAGTTTATGGAAGGAAGGTGGAAGAAGCCAGCAAATTAAGGGCTCAACTTCATCATTCATTGGCAATCAAAGAAGCAGAGGTTGCAGCTCTCATGGCTTCTCTCGGGGAGCACAATCTTGAATTACAG ATGGAGAAAAAGTcatcatcattgaagaagcgacTTGCTTTGGTTACTCCGCTACTAGAAGATCTGAGAGTAAGGAAAGAGGAACGTGTGAAGCAGTTCTCTGTTGTGTCATTACAAATCAGGAAGCTTCGTATGGAGATAGCAGGATACTGCAGTGAAAGTAATACTAGTAACAGTTCCTTCAATATCGAGGAACATGAACATGATCTATCGTTAAGGAAGCTCAATGATTGCCAAACACAACTTCAAGTCCTGCAGAAAGAGAAG TCCGACCGTCTTCACAAAGTTCTTGAGTGTGTTAATGACATCCATTCACTCTGCGCGGTTCTAGGACTTGACTTTCGgaagattgttgatgaagtgcATCCCAGTCTGCATGAGGCAGGTTTAGAGCGATACACATATATCAGTGATTCCATTTTAGATGGTCTAACTCAAGTAGTTTTGAAATtaaagaaggagaaagaagtTCGACTGCGGAAG TTGCGAGAAACCATGGAATCATTGCTGAAGCTGTGGAATATGATGGATTCATCAGAACAAGAAAGGAAGCCTTTTGAGAAACTTACATGCATCGTTGGATCACTGAACCAGAACGCCACACTTACCGAAGTACTCTCTCTAGAAACAATAGAGCAG GCTGAAGCCGAGGTTCAAAGGCTGACAGAACTGAAGACTAGCAGAATGAAGGAAATTGTACTGAAGAGGAGACTTGAGCTGGAAGAGATATGTAGAGAAGCACATCTTGAACCTGATATGAGCACTTCACTTGAGAAGTGTATTGCATTAATAGAGTCTG ATCTCGTTGATTCTTCTGAGCTTGTGGCCACCATTGAGGCACAGATACTGAAAGCAAAGGAAGAAGTTCTAAGTAGGAAAGAAATTATGGACAAGATAAACAAATGGATGGCTTCTTGTGATGAGGAAAATTGGCTTGATGAATACAATCAG GTGCAGGATGAGAATAGGTATATGGCTGGAAGAGGAGCTCATTTGAATCTAAAGCGGGCAGAGAAGGCAAGAGTGATCATCAGTAAGCTGCCAG CTATGGTTGACAATCTTATAACCAGAACATTTGTCTGGGAGGATGAGCATAATATGCCTTTCTTTTATGATGGT GTACGATTGGTGTCGATTTTGGAGGAATATAAACTTAGTAGGTTGAAGAAAGAACAGCAGAAAAAACTACTTCGG GATCAGAAAAAACTACAAAGTTTGCTTCTTGCTGAAAAGGAATCAATATATGGATCTAAACCAAGCCCGAGAAAAAGCAAGATAAATGGGAGTGGATTCATGACCCCCATGGTCCGACGGAACTCCTTTGGTGGCAGAACACCGGAGCTGCTCACTCCCCATTCCTACTCTGGTCCAAGGGGAAGGTTTTCGACGACACCATTTAACTTTGTTGCTTTATCAAAAGAGGATACCTCATCATCGTCTGCATCACTAAGCGGGTCAGAACTCGGGTTTGGTTTTCATGCTCAACTTCAGATTTAG
- the LOC120260934 gene encoding protein Barley B recombinant-like, with protein MDDSFRNWSYYEQPMKGNLGLQLMPSVVERDTKPLLPNGSFMQHPDSSVPMEFIRDHWMHHNRDTKMHHGLPMNHNYHVLTDPPVTNTLQMLQPTDALKDDKLPTVEDSVARNDAPLKKRSQGRASKAPKVKKPKKANDLRDAEMTGSAPRGRTVKNTNTSLVINGINLDISGIPTPVCSCTGTPQQCYRWGVGGWQSACCTTSISMYPLPMSTKRRGARIAGRKMSQGAFKKVLERLASEGQNLSNPIDLKTFWAKHGTNKFVTIR; from the coding sequence ATGGATGACAGTTTCCGGAATTGGTCCTACTATGAGCAACCAATGAAGGGAAACCTAGGGCTGCAGCTTATGCCCTCAGTTGTGGAGAGAGACACCAAACCTCTCCTTCCCAATGGATCTTTTATGCAGCATCCTGACTCTTCTGTTCCAATGGAGTTCATTAGGGATCATTGGATGCACCACAATAGAGATACCAAAATGCACCATGGTCTCCCCATGAACCATAACTACCATGTCCTTACTGATCCACCGGTCACCAATACTCTCCAAATGCTTCAGCCTACTGATGCTCTTAAGGATGATAAACTTCCAACGGTAGAAGATTCTGTTGCTAGGAATGATGCACCATTGAAGAAAAGGTCACAGGGCCGCGCTAGCAAGGCGCCAAAGGTGAAGAAGCCAAAGAAGGCAAACGATTTGAGAGATGCAGAGATGACTGGTTCGGCGCCACGTGGGAGGACTGTGAAGAATACTAATACTAGTTTGGTCATCAATGGGATCAATTTAGACATATCGGGGATTCCTACGCCTGTCTGTTCTTGCACTGGTACCCCTCAACAATGCTACCGTTGGGGTGTTGGTGGTTGGCAGTCTGCTTGCTGTACCACTAGCATTTCCATGTACCCTCTTCCGATGAGTACCAAGAGGAGGGGTGCTCGCATTGCAGGGAGGAAGATGAGCCAAGGAGCTTTTAAGAAGGTGCTGGAGAGGCTGGCAAGTGAGGGGCAAAACCTTTCTAACCCAATTGACTTGAAGACTTTCTGGGCTAAGCATGGTACCAACAAGTTTGTTACCATTAGGTAA